One Candidatus Wallbacteria bacterium genomic window carries:
- a CDS encoding nucleotidyltransferase family protein, with protein sequence MSLPVAILAGGLATRLRPLTGQMPKSLIEVAGLPFIVHQLKLLRQNGLTEAVLCLGYLGEQIQAEIGDGQRLGMRITCIFDGPELLGTGGALRRALPSLGNAFFMLYGDCYLECDYQAIEKAFHEKGKLGLMTVFKNMNQWDNSNIVFENGRIVSYNKINRVPEMKHIDYGVSVLQAATLSDYPAGKPFDLVTVYQDLLSQNQLAGFEVYERFYEIGSPAGLEETRRHISEKEHGTS encoded by the coding sequence ATGAGCCTGCCTGTGGCAATTCTGGCAGGAGGGCTGGCGACACGTCTGCGGCCTCTGACAGGGCAGATGCCCAAGTCATTGATCGAAGTGGCAGGTCTGCCGTTCATTGTCCATCAATTAAAGCTTCTGCGTCAGAACGGACTGACTGAGGCAGTTCTCTGCCTGGGCTATCTGGGAGAGCAGATTCAGGCGGAAATAGGCGACGGCCAGCGGCTGGGCATGCGGATAACCTGTATTTTCGACGGCCCGGAGCTTCTCGGGACAGGCGGAGCGCTGCGGAGAGCATTGCCTTCGCTGGGAAATGCTTTTTTCATGCTGTACGGCGATTGTTATCTCGAGTGTGATTATCAGGCAATTGAAAAAGCGTTTCATGAAAAAGGAAAACTGGGGCTGATGACAGTGTTCAAGAACATGAATCAATGGGATAATAGCAATATTGTTTTTGAGAACGGACGGATCGTGAGTTATAATAAAATCAACCGGGTTCCGGAAATGAAGCACATTGATTATGGAGTAAGTGTTCTGCAGGCTGCAACTCTGTCGGATTATCCTGCCGGCAAGCCGTTTGATCTGGTTACAGTCTACCAGGATCTCCTGTCCCAGAATCAGCTGGCCGGTTTTGAAGTATACGAGAGGTTTTATGAGATCGGTTCGCCGGCCGGCCTGGAAGAGACTCGCCGGCATATTTCAGAAAAGGAGCATGGAACATCATGA
- a CDS encoding galactokinase, translating into MIITRSPLRITFGGGGTDLRSYYENHGGFLIAGAIDKYVYITLHRIFPPGYIIKYSQMEHTEDVNEIKHPIIRESLKLLGFKKEYFELTSMADIPAGTGLGSSGSFTTALLKGLHTFRRNLIHPKELAEQACHVEIDLLKEPIGKQDQYIASYGGITCFEFEKDGTVKSYPLGISKETLYDLEDNLLLFFTGYSRSASSILKEQDDQSKKSSTDMIENLHFVKKLGFESKSALETGNVMHFAELMNVHWEFKKKRSGAMSNQKINDWYALALQNGAIGGKLIGAGGGGFLMFYAKDTAKLRHAMINAGLEEVRFRFDFEGTKVLTT; encoded by the coding sequence ATGATTATCACCCGCAGTCCGCTTCGGATAACTTTCGGGGGAGGTGGTACAGACCTCCGCTCTTACTATGAAAATCACGGCGGCTTTCTGATCGCCGGCGCGATCGATAAATATGTCTACATAACGCTGCACAGGATCTTCCCTCCCGGCTATATAATCAAATACTCCCAGATGGAACACACTGAAGACGTAAACGAGATCAAGCATCCCATTATCCGTGAATCGCTCAAGCTGCTTGGTTTCAAAAAAGAGTATTTTGAGCTGACCAGCATGGCCGACATACCTGCCGGTACAGGCCTTGGTTCCTCAGGCAGCTTCACAACCGCGCTGCTTAAAGGGCTGCACACTTTCCGCAGGAACCTGATCCACCCCAAAGAGCTGGCCGAACAGGCCTGCCATGTGGAAATAGACCTGCTCAAGGAGCCGATCGGCAAGCAGGATCAGTATATAGCCTCATACGGAGGCATTACCTGTTTTGAGTTTGAGAAAGACGGTACGGTAAAGTCATATCCACTGGGCATCAGCAAGGAAACACTCTATGATCTTGAAGATAACCTTCTGCTTTTTTTCACAGGTTATTCCCGCTCAGCCTCATCCATCCTGAAAGAACAGGACGACCAGAGCAAAAAATCCAGCACTGACATGATCGAGAACCTGCACTTTGTAAAAAAACTTGGATTTGAGAGCAAATCCGCACTTGAAACCGGTAATGTGATGCACTTTGCCGAGCTGATGAATGTGCACTGGGAATTCAAGAAAAAACGCTCAGGCGCCATGTCCAATCAAAAAATAAACGACTGGTATGCTCTGGCCCTGCAGAACGGAGCTATCGGCGGCAAGCTGATCGGCGCAGGCGGAGGCGGATTTCTGATGTTCTACGCCAAGGACACCGCCAAACTGCGCCATGCCATGATCAATGCAGGGCTCGAGGAAGTGCGTTTCAGATTTGATTTTGAAGGAACCAAGGTGCTGACTACATGA
- a CDS encoding Gfo/Idh/MocA family oxidoreductase has product MNIAIIGCGLIGEKRARSLMGHRIVATADTDLKRAEKVAQLGKCSTFYADWRKAAAHPEVELVIVSTTNDWLTPIGQYALEHHKHVLVEKPAARSALELKPFLELSRKSDSRVKVGFNLRCHPAMQKAREIIDSKVLGELMFVRGRYGHGGRIGYQKEWRSDQAISGGGELLDQGVHLIDLARWYLGDFENVTGFAPTYFWEMPVDDNGFMALRTAGGKMAWLHVSCTEWKNMFCLEIYGRTGKLQIEGLGGSYGMERLSFYRMLPEMGPPETTIWEYPGEDKSWQLEFASFTAAIVNGKPLCGDLEDAYRALSIVGEIYRSKLK; this is encoded by the coding sequence ATGAATATTGCGATAATCGGCTGCGGGCTGATCGGCGAAAAAAGGGCTCGATCTCTGATGGGACATCGCATCGTGGCCACTGCTGACACTGATCTGAAACGGGCAGAAAAAGTTGCACAGCTTGGTAAATGTTCTACTTTTTATGCTGACTGGAGAAAGGCGGCAGCACATCCTGAAGTTGAACTTGTAATTGTGTCTACAACAAACGACTGGCTGACTCCGATAGGGCAGTATGCGCTGGAACACCATAAGCATGTGCTGGTTGAAAAACCTGCCGCACGTTCAGCCCTGGAATTGAAGCCATTTCTGGAACTGTCCCGAAAGTCTGACTCCAGAGTGAAAGTTGGTTTCAACCTGCGCTGCCATCCGGCCATGCAGAAAGCACGTGAAATAATCGACAGCAAAGTCCTGGGGGAACTGATGTTTGTCCGTGGCCGCTATGGCCACGGCGGGAGAATCGGCTACCAGAAGGAATGGCGTTCAGACCAGGCAATTTCCGGCGGGGGGGAGCTTCTGGACCAGGGTGTCCACCTGATAGACTTGGCACGGTGGTATCTTGGCGATTTTGAGAATGTGACAGGCTTTGCCCCAACCTATTTCTGGGAGATGCCGGTTGATGACAACGGCTTCATGGCCCTGCGCACTGCAGGCGGAAAAATGGCCTGGCTGCATGTGTCCTGCACTGAATGGAAAAACATGTTCTGCCTTGAAATATATGGCAGGACTGGTAAACTGCAGATCGAAGGCCTCGGAGGCAGCTATGGCATGGAACGCCTGTCGTTTTACAGAATGCTGCCTGAAATGGGACCACCGGAAACGACAATCTGGGAATATCCCGGTGAGGATAAATCCTGGCAGCTTGAATTCGCTTCATTTACGGCAGCGATTGTTAACGGGAAACCGCTTTGCGGCGATCTGGAAGACGCTTATCGGGCTCTGTCTATCGTTGGCGAAATATACAGGAGTAAGCTCAAATGA
- a CDS encoding SDR family NAD(P)-dependent oxidoreductase, with protein sequence MRLFNRNAVITGASQGFGLAVAREFIQEGASVVICGRDLSKLKQAAKELSAIAGPDQKVIAVQADVSLELDVKKIVEKSLKELGRIDILVNNAGVYGPKGLLEEIDTGEWVKAIEINLLGVFFTCKHFLPHLKNNNSGKIINLSGGGATNPLPRISAYAASKAAVVRLTETLAEEYRDFGIDINAVAPGALNTRLLEEVLEAGPQAVGEPFYKKALKQKETGGIPLEKGASLCAYLASAESNGITGKLISAVWDPWETLQEHAADLQRTDVYTLRRIVPTDRNLKWS encoded by the coding sequence ATGAGGCTTTTTAATCGCAATGCTGTAATCACAGGCGCCAGCCAGGGATTCGGGCTGGCTGTTGCCAGAGAATTCATTCAGGAAGGCGCCTCAGTGGTGATCTGTGGCCGGGATTTGTCAAAGCTCAAACAGGCTGCCAAGGAACTATCGGCGATTGCCGGACCTGACCAGAAAGTGATCGCTGTGCAGGCAGACGTTTCCCTTGAATTGGATGTCAAAAAAATCGTCGAAAAAAGCCTGAAAGAATTGGGCCGCATTGATATTTTAGTGAATAATGCGGGTGTATACGGACCCAAGGGGTTGCTTGAGGAGATCGATACCGGTGAATGGGTTAAGGCTATTGAAATAAACCTTTTAGGCGTATTTTTCACCTGTAAACATTTCCTTCCTCATCTGAAAAATAATAATTCCGGCAAAATCATCAATCTGTCAGGCGGAGGTGCGACCAATCCCCTGCCAAGGATCAGTGCTTATGCTGCCTCCAAAGCCGCAGTAGTGCGTCTGACTGAAACTCTGGCTGAAGAGTACCGCGATTTCGGGATAGACATCAATGCTGTGGCGCCTGGAGCTCTGAACACCCGCCTGCTGGAAGAAGTCTTGGAAGCCGGGCCGCAAGCTGTGGGAGAGCCTTTTTACAAAAAAGCTCTGAAACAGAAAGAAACAGGAGGCATTCCCCTGGAAAAAGGGGCTAGCCTGTGCGCCTATCTTGCTTCAGCCGAAAGTAACGGCATTACGGGAAAATTGATCAGTGCGGTCTGGGATCCGTGGGAAACACTGCAGGAACATGCTGCTGATCTGCAACGCACTGATGTTTATACACTGCGCAGGATTGTGCCTACCGACCGCAATCTGAAATGGAGCTGA
- a CDS encoding nucleotide sugar dehydrogenase has protein sequence MKVCVFGLWHLGCVTAACLAELGFNVTGLDFDQANIADLRMGKAPLSEPGLDDLIKEGLKSGRLSFSSEASAALNGIDALWVTFDTPVNENDVADPGFIENMLMSIAPKLKSGVKIIISSQVPAGFTKKLKAAINKMDPGRELFFAYSPENLRLGKAIKVFLEPDRIIIGSLPDEKALFTPLFSAISSRLEWMSIESAEMTKHAINAFLAASVSFANEIAVLCESVGADAKDVERGLKTEDRIGPKAYLSPGVAFSGGTLARDIVFLSETGNSFDLPLHLIKAVKESNDFHKGWVQRKCLEIFGGLSGRQMAVLGLTYKPGTDTLRRSFSVELCCWLNQQGAVIKAFDPSIKELPGSLKGVLSIADSIKNAVLGADCMIVATEWPVFRELDPETIREISGCVVIDPNGFIEKQLIGCSGINYVRVGRQK, from the coding sequence ATGAAAGTCTGCGTCTTTGGATTATGGCATCTGGGATGCGTTACAGCCGCCTGTCTGGCTGAACTTGGTTTCAATGTGACCGGGCTTGATTTTGATCAGGCCAATATTGCTGATCTGCGGATGGGCAAAGCACCTTTATCTGAACCCGGGCTTGATGATTTAATCAAAGAAGGGCTGAAAAGCGGCAGACTATCTTTCAGCAGCGAAGCATCTGCTGCTTTAAACGGGATAGATGCCTTGTGGGTTACTTTCGATACTCCTGTTAACGAGAATGATGTGGCTGATCCCGGCTTTATTGAAAATATGCTGATGTCGATAGCACCCAAATTGAAAAGCGGAGTAAAAATAATTATTTCCTCGCAGGTTCCAGCCGGTTTCACTAAAAAATTAAAAGCAGCAATCAATAAAATGGACCCTGGCAGAGAACTTTTTTTTGCCTATTCACCTGAAAATTTAAGGCTAGGCAAGGCAATCAAGGTGTTTCTGGAACCTGACCGGATTATAATCGGTTCCCTGCCTGACGAGAAAGCCTTGTTCACGCCTTTATTTTCAGCAATCAGCAGTAGGCTGGAGTGGATGAGCATTGAATCCGCGGAAATGACTAAACACGCCATCAATGCATTTCTGGCTGCCTCGGTCTCTTTTGCCAATGAGATTGCAGTGCTCTGCGAAAGCGTGGGTGCTGACGCTAAGGATGTGGAGCGCGGCCTGAAAACGGAAGACCGGATCGGACCCAAGGCATACCTCAGCCCTGGCGTTGCTTTTTCAGGAGGCACTCTGGCAAGGGACATCGTGTTTTTGTCTGAAACAGGCAATAGCTTTGATCTTCCACTGCATCTGATCAAAGCGGTCAAGGAAAGCAACGACTTTCATAAAGGCTGGGTTCAGAGAAAATGCCTGGAAATTTTCGGCGGGCTGTCAGGCAGGCAGATGGCTGTACTGGGTTTGACTTATAAGCCAGGCACCGACACCTTGAGAAGGTCATTCTCAGTCGAACTTTGCTGCTGGCTGAATCAACAGGGCGCTGTGATCAAAGCATTTGATCCAAGTATCAAAGAATTACCCGGCAGTTTAAAAGGTGTACTGTCAATAGCTGACAGCATCAAAAATGCGGTCCTGGGAGCAGACTGCATGATAGTAGCCACAGAGTGGCCTGTGTTCCGCGAACTGGATCCGGAAACGATCAGAGAAATTTCAGGGTGTGTTGTAATCGATCCGAATGGTTTCATTGAAAAACAACTGATTGGCTGCAGCGGCATCAATTACGTGCGGGTGGGGAGGCAGAAATGA
- a CDS encoding NAD-dependent epimerase/dehydratase family protein, translated as MNYFVTGGAGFIGSNLVDRLLKDGHTVTVYDNFSTGQIRFLENSRTFSKFTLVKGDLLDPEGLIKAMNGADFVFHFAANADVRFGTEHPRKDLEQNTVATFNVLEAMRKNSVRRIAFSSTGSIYGEPDKFPTPENAPFPVQTSLYGASKLAGEGLIQAYCEGFGFQGFIFRFVSILGERYSHGHVFDFYRKLLADPGKLFVLGNGHQKKSYLYVEDCIEAMLLAIEKSKEKINIFNLGTDEFCELNDSIAWITGCLGLKPELEYAGGERGWIGDSPLIYLDTGKIRSLGWQPKLTIRDSVLKTLGYLERNKWLLEKVK; from the coding sequence ATGAATTATTTTGTGACCGGAGGAGCTGGTTTTATCGGGAGCAATCTGGTGGACCGGTTGCTGAAAGACGGACACACAGTGACCGTGTACGACAATTTCTCCACAGGCCAGATCAGATTCCTGGAAAACAGCCGGACTTTTTCTAAATTCACTCTGGTCAAGGGTGATTTACTTGATCCTGAGGGACTGATCAAGGCGATGAACGGAGCTGATTTTGTTTTCCATTTTGCCGCCAATGCGGATGTCCGCTTCGGCACGGAGCATCCCCGGAAAGACCTTGAACAGAATACTGTCGCCACATTCAACGTGCTTGAGGCAATGCGGAAAAACAGCGTCCGGCGGATCGCATTTTCATCTACAGGCTCCATTTACGGAGAGCCGGATAAGTTCCCGACCCCTGAAAACGCGCCCTTTCCAGTTCAGACTTCGCTCTATGGCGCTTCCAAACTGGCAGGAGAGGGGCTGATCCAGGCCTATTGCGAAGGATTCGGGTTTCAAGGCTTCATCTTCAGATTTGTTTCGATCCTGGGAGAGAGATACAGTCACGGGCACGTTTTTGATTTTTACAGAAAACTGCTTGCCGATCCCGGCAAATTATTCGTGCTTGGCAACGGACATCAGAAAAAATCATACCTATACGTCGAAGATTGCATTGAAGCCATGCTGCTGGCAATTGAAAAATCAAAAGAAAAAATCAACATTTTCAATCTGGGGACTGATGAATTCTGCGAGCTTAATGATTCCATTGCCTGGATCACGGGCTGCCTGGGACTGAAACCGGAACTGGAATATGCCGGTGGGGAGCGGGGCTGGATCGGCGACAGCCCGCTGATTTATTTAGACACAGGTAAAATCAGATCATTGGGATGGCAGCCTAAGCTGACAATCAGGGATTCAGTCCTCAAAACGCTTGGTTATCTGGAGCGGAACAAGTGGCTGCTGGAGAAAGTAAAATGA
- a CDS encoding glycosyltransferase, with the protein MNRPLVSVITSNYNCAGYLPGCVKSVLNQTIDSWEHIIIDCGSTDNSRETLKSLMHPCLRVIHEDFCAVARARNIAIQKAEGEFCAILDADDLALPNRLQLQTELLQKNPDLVAVGGGFKMVFLQDPSRKQTGSRKIKKLHYPCRHNELMLFLRALLTPIGHSIFTFRRSVFQEIGGYREAMEKSEDYDLILRFGLHGKLASVPEQVGIIHYGRDCSHTSRIRPQGRDALYYTVSSLLLNISCLNGLKCTQQEIEKWLDSIGEQGINALNGLWLWNVLIKSGIHLSFASLVYFLGGLKRCLPSVIACRRQPWLSSGSSPENILKECIVSAQNR; encoded by the coding sequence ATGAATCGTCCACTGGTTTCTGTGATTACGAGTAATTATAATTGCGCTGGCTACCTTCCGGGCTGTGTGAAGTCGGTTCTGAATCAGACAATTGATTCATGGGAGCACATAATCATTGATTGCGGCTCCACTGATAATTCCCGGGAAACGCTGAAATCACTAATGCATCCATGCTTACGGGTTATCCATGAGGATTTTTGCGCTGTAGCCAGGGCGCGGAACATAGCCATCCAAAAAGCAGAGGGGGAATTCTGTGCAATTCTGGATGCTGACGACCTGGCACTGCCAAATCGCCTGCAATTGCAGACCGAATTGCTGCAGAAGAACCCGGATCTGGTGGCTGTGGGTGGCGGCTTCAAGATGGTTTTCCTGCAGGACCCCTCCCGGAAGCAGACAGGCTCCCGCAAAATCAAGAAGCTTCACTATCCCTGCAGGCACAATGAATTGATGCTCTTTCTGCGTGCCCTGCTTACCCCGATCGGGCATTCAATTTTCACCTTCCGCAGAAGTGTCTTCCAGGAGATCGGCGGGTATCGCGAGGCCATGGAGAAGTCCGAGGATTATGACCTCATCCTGCGTTTTGGCCTGCATGGAAAATTGGCAAGCGTGCCTGAACAGGTCGGTATCATTCATTATGGAAGAGACTGTTCACATACATCTCGGATTCGACCTCAAGGGAGAGATGCGCTGTATTACACCGTTTCCTCCCTTCTACTCAACATTTCCTGCTTGAATGGATTGAAGTGTACTCAGCAGGAGATCGAAAAGTGGCTTGACAGCATTGGAGAACAAGGCATCAATGCCTTAAATGGACTGTGGCTCTGGAATGTTTTGATCAAATCAGGGATCCATTTATCATTTGCAAGTCTCGTGTATTTTTTAGGAGGGCTTAAACGCTGCCTGCCTTCAGTGATTGCCTGCCGCAGGCAGCCCTGGCTGTCTTCAGGCAGCAGTCCTGAAAACATCTTGAAAGAATGCATCGTTTCCGCTCAGAATCGATGA
- a CDS encoding FkbM family methyltransferase — protein sequence MTKKQKLINRIARSFFNLLPQRSCLLYRASKKYLDRYNNDNNDDMQSNGELAFLKQELSVDTGIVFDVGANVGDWAKLALEINSKISLHCFEPSSATFDILKNNSFPPNVFLNNVGLGDTSGELELQIAGEGSGANSIYQRRGVLDNIKFKAEKITVLTLDDYCSTHNLKQIDFLKIDVEGHELAVFKGMREMLKKGQVKVIQFEYGGSYLDARIQLGDIWELFSSLDYSFYKIFPAGPERILKYSQDLETFQYSNWVIRHNQHFQGGSR from the coding sequence ATGACAAAAAAACAAAAGTTAATAAATCGGATCGCCAGATCATTTTTCAATCTGCTGCCGCAGAGAAGCTGTCTTTTATATCGGGCCAGCAAAAAATATCTGGATAGATACAACAATGACAACAATGACGACATGCAGTCCAATGGCGAACTGGCCTTTCTAAAGCAGGAATTAAGCGTTGATACAGGGATTGTGTTCGATGTGGGCGCTAATGTGGGAGACTGGGCTAAACTGGCGCTGGAAATCAACAGTAAAATTTCCCTGCATTGCTTTGAGCCAAGCTCTGCCACATTCGATATTTTAAAGAATAATTCATTCCCGCCGAATGTTTTTTTAAACAATGTCGGCCTCGGTGACACGTCAGGTGAACTGGAACTTCAGATTGCCGGTGAAGGCTCAGGCGCAAACTCTATTTACCAGAGACGGGGAGTGCTCGATAACATCAAGTTCAAGGCAGAGAAGATAACTGTTTTGACTTTGGATGATTACTGCTCCACCCACAATCTCAAACAAATCGACTTCTTGAAGATTGATGTTGAAGGCCATGAACTGGCTGTATTCAAAGGAATGCGGGAAATGCTCAAAAAAGGACAGGTGAAAGTGATCCAGTTCGAGTATGGTGGAAGCTATCTGGATGCAAGAATTCAGCTTGGAGATATCTGGGAGCTTTTCAGTTCACTTGATTATTCGTTCTATAAAATATTCCCGGCAGGACCTGAACGCATCTTGAAATACAGTCAGGATCTGGAAACATTTCAATATTCCAACTGGGTCATCAGGCATAACCAGCATTTTCAAGGGGGATCCAGATGA
- a CDS encoding alpha-1,2-fucosyltransferase: MNKVIAIIQGGLGNQLFGYAAARRLALVNKAELVIDDLTGFVREKQFGRKYSLDKFSISARKATAAERLEPCGRLRRALMIRLSRLKPFELRRYLEQEQNDFDQRLLDFKVNDTVYLDGYWQSEGYFKDVEQFIRKDLMIKKPEDKTNRDAAEQIRGCNAVAVHVRWFDAPGCISSLNLSAGYYQRAIGLMDQKLADPRYFLFSDDPEPALAKLTLPRDRTTIVSHNLGDENASADLWLMSQCKHFIIANSTFSWWGAWLSGHDSKIIIAPDLRLTGITSWGFPGLIPEYFTLV, encoded by the coding sequence ATGAATAAAGTGATTGCCATCATCCAGGGAGGACTCGGCAATCAGCTGTTCGGCTACGCCGCTGCCAGACGCCTGGCCCTTGTAAACAAAGCGGAACTTGTGATCGACGATCTGACCGGATTTGTGCGCGAAAAGCAGTTCGGACGGAAATACAGCCTGGATAAATTCAGTATTTCAGCACGAAAGGCAACGGCCGCGGAACGGCTGGAACCATGCGGACGTTTACGCAGAGCTTTGATGATCAGACTGTCCAGGCTGAAACCATTTGAGTTGCGCAGATATCTCGAGCAGGAGCAGAATGATTTTGATCAGAGACTGCTCGATTTCAAAGTGAACGATACAGTCTATCTGGATGGATACTGGCAAAGCGAAGGCTATTTCAAGGATGTGGAACAGTTCATCAGGAAAGATCTGATGATTAAAAAGCCTGAAGATAAAACCAACCGGGATGCCGCAGAGCAGATCAGGGGTTGCAATGCCGTGGCAGTCCATGTCCGCTGGTTTGATGCGCCGGGCTGCATTTCTTCCCTTAACCTTTCAGCCGGTTATTATCAGCGGGCGATCGGCTTGATGGATCAGAAACTTGCAGATCCCCGCTATTTTCTGTTTTCAGACGATCCTGAGCCTGCGCTGGCGAAACTGACTCTGCCTAGAGACCGGACCACTATTGTTTCGCATAACCTGGGTGATGAAAATGCATCAGCAGACCTCTGGCTGATGTCGCAGTGCAAACATTTCATCATAGCCAACAGCACATTCAGCTGGTGGGGAGCGTGGCTTTCCGGCCACGACTCCAAAATTATCATAGCTCCTGACCTTCGGTTGACTGGAATCACTTCCTGGGGCTTTCCCGGACTGATCCCGGAATATTTCACTCTGGTATAA
- a CDS encoding methyltransferase domain-containing protein: protein MIVKPIKLDSWVQKIIVDPLSKEPLSMDEENNFLVSSYGRKYPVKGELFDLRLLNNETTTDQRVWKEGQREYERFSTSLASHDQEQDYFAEIEGVREVYEDISVEGCCLDVGGFQGRLRQFLSPDQDYITCDPFMNGFDNLDKQPNLLKAYPFLLDPVNFVCCDAEFLPFKSAFFQTVHMRSVIDHFLSPELALNEAYRVLRPDGALIVGLLVHGGKQGKPDIKFSVKKIIKDTLVAGGIKRFKDYHVWHPTYKELINLISNCGFSIEKVHWQKGYDDTVCYVYAGKRLGLTKRST, encoded by the coding sequence ATGATTGTAAAACCAATCAAGCTAGATAGCTGGGTACAAAAAATTATTGTTGACCCTTTGAGCAAAGAACCATTGTCAATGGACGAGGAGAATAATTTCCTTGTTTCATCCTATGGTCGAAAGTACCCTGTCAAAGGTGAATTATTCGATCTTAGACTTCTTAATAATGAAACCACAACAGATCAGAGAGTATGGAAAGAGGGACAACGTGAATATGAAAGATTTTCCACAAGTTTAGCTTCTCATGACCAAGAGCAAGATTACTTCGCAGAAATTGAAGGAGTGCGAGAGGTCTATGAAGATATATCTGTAGAGGGTTGTTGTTTGGATGTTGGGGGCTTCCAGGGAAGGCTCAGACAGTTCCTCTCCCCTGACCAGGACTATATAACCTGCGATCCTTTTATGAATGGGTTTGATAATCTGGATAAACAGCCGAACTTGCTCAAGGCTTATCCATTTTTGCTTGATCCTGTAAACTTCGTCTGTTGCGACGCTGAGTTCTTACCATTCAAATCGGCCTTTTTTCAGACTGTTCACATGCGATCTGTAATTGACCACTTCCTTTCCCCGGAACTTGCGCTCAATGAAGCATACAGGGTGCTCAGACCTGACGGCGCTCTGATAGTGGGATTACTCGTTCACGGCGGAAAACAAGGCAAACCTGACATTAAGTTTTCTGTAAAAAAAATTATCAAAGACACATTAGTCGCTGGGGGAATAAAGAGATTCAAGGACTATCATGTTTGGCATCCTACTTATAAAGAGTTAATCAACCTAATCTCAAATTGTGGTTTCAGTATCGAAAAAGTGCATTGGCAAAAGGGATATGACGATACGGTATGTTATGTTTATGCTGGAAAACGCTTAGGTCTGACCAAGCGCTCCACGTGA
- a CDS encoding DUF268 domain-containing protein, with amino-acid sequence MKNNLKKIYRVLSSQFGIDPRRMLNSICSFPRFLRDYYRFKSNYTGALEIRPCLLDWFEESGSTEDDYFWQDLYVARKIFAAAPDKHVDIGSRVDGFVAHVASFREIEVFDIRPITAKVPGVTFRQVDLMNPVNLSNYCDSLSCLHALEHFGLGRYGDPIDPKGYESGIHNMAQILRDGGVLYLSVPIGSERVVFNAHHVFDPLTILKIVGENRLVLREFTFFSEERGLIELEPTRENLAMLGKKHYNLGIFTFLKGKSR; translated from the coding sequence ATGAAAAATAACTTAAAAAAAATCTACCGGGTTCTCTCATCCCAGTTCGGGATTGATCCCAGGCGCATGCTGAATTCGATCTGCAGTTTCCCCCGCTTTTTGCGTGATTACTATCGTTTTAAATCGAACTACACCGGCGCTCTGGAAATCCGGCCCTGTCTGCTGGACTGGTTCGAAGAAAGCGGATCTACAGAGGACGATTATTTCTGGCAGGATTTATATGTAGCCCGGAAAATATTCGCGGCAGCCCCTGATAAGCATGTTGACATAGGCTCCAGGGTAGACGGTTTTGTGGCCCATGTAGCAAGTTTTCGGGAAATCGAGGTTTTTGATATCCGGCCTATTACTGCGAAAGTGCCGGGTGTAACCTTTAGACAGGTTGATTTGATGAATCCTGTCAATCTCTCAAATTACTGTGATTCGCTTTCCTGTCTGCATGCCCTGGAACACTTCGGGCTTGGCCGGTATGGCGATCCGATCGACCCTAAGGGCTATGAATCCGGGATTCATAACATGGCTCAGATCCTTCGTGATGGCGGGGTGCTTTACCTGTCTGTCCCGATCGGCAGCGAACGGGTTGTATTCAATGCTCACCATGTCTTCGATCCGCTTACGATTCTGAAGATTGTTGGAGAGAACCGACTTGTTTTACGCGAATTTACATTTTTTTCTGAAGAAAGAGGCTTGATTGAGCTGGAACCAACGCGTGAAAATCTGGCTATGCTTGGGAAAAAGCATTATAATCTTGGCATATTTACTTTTTTGAAGGGAAAATCGCGATGA